In one window of Opitutus sp. GAS368 DNA:
- a CDS encoding response regulator transcription factor, with amino-acid sequence MNTVILADDHEVVRRGVRSILEADGGFKVLAEVADGLSAVQAVEKFKPALLFLDLSMPRLHGLEALRQVRTVSPHTKVLVLSMHNDEPYVIEALRAGAMAYILKGSESTEIARAVAEVVAGRRYLSAPLSERAIAALTSRTPDQADPLNGLTPREREVLSLAAEGLSTTEMAEKLFISPRTAETHRTNLMQKLGLQSQTDLVRFAIRKGLIQP; translated from the coding sequence ATGAACACCGTGATCCTGGCCGATGACCATGAAGTCGTGCGCCGCGGCGTGCGCAGCATCCTGGAGGCCGACGGCGGCTTCAAGGTGCTCGCCGAGGTCGCCGACGGCCTCAGCGCCGTGCAGGCGGTCGAGAAGTTCAAGCCCGCGCTGCTCTTCCTCGATCTCTCCATGCCCCGGTTGCACGGTCTCGAAGCCCTGCGCCAGGTGCGCACGGTCAGCCCGCACACCAAGGTGCTCGTCCTCTCGATGCATAACGACGAGCCCTACGTCATCGAGGCGCTGCGCGCCGGCGCGATGGCCTACATTTTGAAGGGCTCCGAATCCACCGAGATCGCCCGGGCCGTGGCGGAAGTCGTCGCCGGCCGGCGCTACCTGAGCGCGCCGCTGTCCGAGCGCGCCATCGCCGCGCTCACCAGCCGGACGCCCGACCAGGCCGACCCGCTCAACGGGCTCACGCCGCGCGAGCGGGAGGTGCTTTCGCTCGCCGCGGAGGGCCTGAGCACGACCGAGATGGCGGAGAAGCTCTTCATCAGCCCGCGCACCGCCGAGACGCACCGCACCAACCTGATGCAGAAACTCGGCCTGCAGTCGCAGACCGACCTGGTCCGCTTCGCCATCCGCAAGGGGCTGATCCAGCCGTAG
- a CDS encoding aminotransferase class V-fold PLP-dependent enzyme — protein METILSDASARAIRYLQDIQTRAVTPSDAAVAALGAFDEPLPAGPTDPAATLRLLDEVGSPATMGMAGPRFFGFVIGGALPVTLGANWLAGAWDQNAVLYRASPGTAHLEQVALRWLLDVLHLPATATGAFVSGATVANLSALAAARHALLRRAGWNVEADGLFGAPSITVIVGDEVHPSVTKALGVLGLGRNRVIKVPVDNQGRMRADRLPAISGPTIVCVQAGNVNTGAVDPIGEICARARAAGAWVHVDGAFGLWAAAVPDRAKLVAGMGEADSWATDAHKWLNVPYDCGLAFVRDPHALQAAMAITAEYLPTQTEQRNPSDFTPELSRRARGVEVWAALRSLGRAGLADMVGRNCAQARRFAEKLSAGGCEILNDVVLNQVLVAFGDAEKTRRVIQAIQDDGTCWAGITVWQGRTAMRISVSSWATTEADVDQSVAAMLRAARV, from the coding sequence ATGGAAACCATACTTTCCGATGCCTCTGCGCGCGCCATCCGCTACCTGCAGGACATCCAGACCCGCGCCGTGACGCCCTCGGATGCGGCGGTGGCCGCGCTCGGGGCCTTTGATGAACCCCTGCCGGCGGGGCCGACTGATCCCGCGGCTACGCTGCGGTTGTTGGACGAAGTCGGCTCGCCCGCGACAATGGGCATGGCCGGGCCGCGCTTCTTCGGGTTTGTCATCGGCGGCGCGCTGCCCGTCACGCTGGGTGCCAACTGGCTCGCCGGCGCGTGGGACCAGAACGCCGTGCTTTACCGCGCCTCGCCGGGCACCGCGCATCTCGAGCAGGTTGCCCTGCGCTGGCTGCTGGATGTGCTGCACCTGCCCGCGACCGCGACCGGGGCTTTTGTTTCCGGGGCGACCGTCGCCAACCTGAGTGCTTTGGCCGCCGCGCGCCACGCCCTGCTCCGGCGCGCGGGCTGGAACGTCGAGGCCGACGGCCTGTTCGGGGCGCCGTCCATCACGGTGATCGTCGGCGACGAAGTTCATCCGTCGGTCACCAAGGCGCTCGGTGTGCTCGGACTCGGCCGCAACCGCGTCATCAAGGTGCCCGTGGACAACCAGGGGCGCATGCGCGCCGACCGGTTGCCGGCGATCAGCGGTCCGACGATCGTCTGCGTGCAGGCCGGCAATGTGAACACGGGGGCCGTCGACCCGATCGGCGAGATTTGCGCCCGGGCCCGCGCCGCCGGGGCTTGGGTGCATGTGGACGGGGCCTTCGGCCTGTGGGCTGCCGCCGTGCCGGACCGCGCGAAGCTGGTGGCCGGGATGGGCGAGGCCGACTCGTGGGCGACCGACGCCCACAAGTGGCTCAATGTGCCCTATGACTGCGGCCTCGCCTTTGTGCGCGACCCGCACGCGCTGCAGGCGGCCATGGCCATCACCGCCGAATACCTGCCGACGCAGACCGAGCAGCGCAACCCGAGCGATTTCACGCCGGAGCTGTCGCGCCGCGCCCGCGGTGTCGAGGTCTGGGCCGCGCTGCGCTCGCTCGGCCGCGCGGGCCTCGCGGACATGGTCGGCCGGAATTGCGCCCAAGCGCGGCGCTTTGCCGAAAAACTATCAGCGGGCGGCTGCGAAATCCTCAACGACGTCGTGCTCAATCAGGTGCTCGTCGCCTTCGGCGACGCCGAGAAGACCAGGCGCGTCATCCAGGCGATCCAGGATGACGGGACCTGCTGGGCGGGCATCACGGTCTGGCAGGGGCGCACGGCCATGCGCATCAGCGTCTCGTCCTGGGCCACGACCGAGGCCGACGTGGACCAAAGCGTCGCCGCGATGTTGCGGGCCGCCCGGGTCTGA
- a CDS encoding methylmalonyl-CoA mutase family protein: MSQLGKIADSIDAYNAHVAAEVARARTDAKFAAELRAKWAQLRASVEMTQSPTGTLLPRLALPDTDEPGAIAEYLLGQGFPGQFPYATAAYREMYLDQGVERADPSALHTSAAKPKSPRARISPRHPQTNGKVNEEPMRLFAGLGLAEDTNARFKYLNTHQKSLRLSTAFDGPTLYGLDSDHEGVLGKVGEGGVAIDTVEDMTRLFAGFDLTRTDASVSMTMNAPAPVILAMFIAAAKRRFGPDCVANLRGTIQADMLKEVQAQNEVIFPVDASLRFLCDMIEWCVPNMPKWYPVSISGYHIAEAGATPVQQAAFTLSNGFTYAELLKARGADVNQFGPRLSFFLDCGLDVEYLVLGRVCRRIWAIGMRDVFGANAKAQALKLHTQTSGRSLIAAEFQNNLTRTAAELMIAYMNYTNSCHSNSADEPFTTPTEKYALLASHGQSILLEESGIFKHTMNLFGGAPGLLMLERQVEKAILDVFREMDTLGGVIAAMEQRYQRSKIQESGHRIETQIYSGERPIIGLNKYISPEPMPSVPLARTPPRKQRLQVERLKAFKKKHAKKSPEALQRLENVARGGGNVFAELVHTVEACSLGQITACLTGVVGKFRPMV, translated from the coding sequence ATGAGCCAGCTCGGGAAAATCGCCGACTCGATCGACGCCTACAACGCCCACGTGGCCGCCGAGGTGGCCCGCGCCCGCACCGACGCCAAGTTTGCCGCCGAGCTCCGCGCGAAATGGGCTCAGCTGCGCGCCTCGGTCGAGATGACCCAGTCGCCCACCGGCACGCTCCTGCCACGCCTTGCCCTGCCCGACACCGACGAGCCCGGCGCCATCGCCGAGTATCTGCTCGGCCAGGGCTTCCCCGGCCAGTTTCCCTACGCCACCGCCGCTTACCGCGAGATGTATCTGGATCAGGGGGTGGAGCGCGCTGACCCCAGCGCGCTGCACACGTCCGCAGCGAAGCCGAAATCCCCGCGTGCCCGGATCAGCCCGCGCCACCCGCAAACCAACGGCAAGGTCAACGAGGAGCCGATGCGTCTCTTCGCCGGGCTCGGGCTCGCCGAGGACACCAACGCGCGCTTCAAATACCTCAACACGCACCAGAAGAGCCTGCGCCTCTCCACCGCGTTCGACGGCCCCACGCTCTACGGCCTCGACTCCGACCACGAGGGCGTGCTCGGCAAGGTCGGCGAGGGCGGCGTGGCCATCGACACCGTCGAGGACATGACGCGGCTGTTCGCCGGCTTCGACCTGACGCGCACCGACGCCTCGGTTTCGATGACGATGAACGCGCCCGCGCCGGTCATCCTCGCGATGTTCATCGCCGCCGCGAAGCGCCGTTTCGGCCCGGACTGCGTCGCCAATCTCCGTGGCACCATCCAGGCCGACATGCTCAAGGAAGTGCAGGCGCAGAACGAGGTCATTTTTCCCGTGGACGCCTCGCTCCGTTTCCTGTGCGACATGATCGAGTGGTGCGTGCCGAACATGCCGAAATGGTATCCCGTTTCCATCTCCGGCTACCACATCGCCGAGGCCGGGGCCACGCCGGTGCAGCAGGCGGCGTTCACGCTTTCCAACGGCTTCACTTACGCGGAGCTGCTCAAGGCGCGCGGCGCCGACGTCAACCAGTTCGGGCCGCGCCTCTCCTTCTTCTTGGACTGCGGCCTCGACGTCGAATACCTCGTGCTCGGCCGCGTCTGCCGCCGCATCTGGGCCATCGGCATGCGCGACGTCTTCGGCGCCAACGCCAAGGCGCAGGCCCTCAAGCTCCACACCCAAACCTCCGGCCGTTCGCTGATCGCCGCCGAGTTCCAGAACAACCTCACGCGTACGGCCGCCGAGCTGATGATCGCCTACATGAATTACACCAATTCATGCCACTCGAACTCCGCCGACGAGCCGTTCACCACGCCGACCGAGAAATACGCGCTGCTCGCCTCGCACGGCCAGTCCATCCTCCTCGAGGAATCCGGGATCTTCAAACACACCATGAACCTCTTCGGCGGCGCGCCGGGCCTGCTGATGCTTGAGCGCCAGGTGGAGAAGGCCATCCTCGATGTGTTCCGCGAGATGGACACGCTCGGCGGCGTCATCGCCGCGATGGAGCAGCGCTACCAGCGCAGCAAGATCCAGGAATCCGGCCACCGCATCGAGACGCAGATCTATTCCGGTGAGCGCCCCATCATCGGCCTCAACAAATATATTTCGCCCGAGCCGATGCCGAGCGTTCCCCTCGCCCGCACCCCGCCGCGCAAGCAGCGCCTGCAGGTCGAACGCCTCAAGGCCTTCAAGAAGAAGCACGCCAAGAAATCCCCGGAAGCCCTGCAGCGGCTGGAAAATGTCGCGCGTGGCGGCGGCAACGTCTTCGCTGAGCTCGTGCACACCGTTGAGGCCTGCTCACTGGGTCAGATCACCGCATGTTTGACCGGCGTGGTCGGAAAATTCCGGCCGATGGTGTGA
- the asnS gene encoding asparagine--tRNA ligase produces the protein MLRTLVKDALHAAGPVDTIFLQGWVRTRRDAKAFSFIELNDGSCLKGLQVIVDTTLPDYANVAHANTGASVEVHGKLVESKGQGQKWEVVATGFKVLGEADATYPLQKKGHTLEFLREIAHLRPRSNLFGAVFRVRSRLAYAVHQFFQERGFYYVHTPIITASDAEGAGDMFRVTTLDLENPPKLEGGKQVDNTKDFFGKKTFLTVSGQLEGEIFAHALSNVYTFGPTFRAENSNTSRHAAEFWMIEPEVAFCDLAGNMDLAEAFVKHLIRDAKEHCAADLEFFAKFVDKDLMPRLDFVLEKPFVRCSYTEAVEILGKSGKTWEHPVAWGANLQAEHERYLTEEHFKCPTTVYNYPRAIKAFYMRQNDGTAEGRETVAAMDLLVPGIGEIIGGSQREERLDKLRAGMALHHLDEKAYWWYLDLRRYGSVPHAGFGLGFERMLMFVTGVGNIRDVIPFARTPGTADF, from the coding sequence ATGCTCCGCACCCTCGTCAAAGACGCCCTCCATGCCGCCGGCCCGGTCGATACCATTTTCCTGCAGGGCTGGGTCCGCACCCGGCGCGACGCCAAGGCCTTCTCGTTCATCGAGCTCAACGACGGCTCCTGCCTGAAGGGCCTGCAGGTCATCGTCGACACCACCCTGCCCGACTACGCGAACGTCGCGCATGCCAACACCGGCGCCTCGGTCGAGGTGCACGGCAAGCTCGTCGAGTCGAAGGGCCAGGGCCAGAAATGGGAGGTCGTCGCCACCGGCTTCAAGGTGCTGGGCGAGGCCGACGCCACCTACCCGCTCCAGAAGAAGGGCCACACGCTGGAGTTCCTGCGCGAGATCGCGCACCTTCGCCCGCGCTCGAACCTCTTCGGCGCCGTCTTCCGCGTGCGCAGCCGGCTCGCCTACGCCGTGCACCAGTTTTTCCAGGAGCGCGGCTTTTATTACGTCCACACGCCGATCATCACCGCCAGCGACGCCGAGGGCGCGGGCGACATGTTCCGCGTGACCACCCTCGACCTCGAGAACCCGCCGAAGCTCGAGGGCGGCAAGCAGGTGGACAACACGAAGGACTTCTTCGGCAAGAAAACCTTTCTCACCGTGTCCGGCCAGCTCGAGGGCGAGATCTTCGCCCACGCGCTCTCGAACGTCTACACCTTCGGGCCGACCTTCCGCGCAGAGAACTCCAACACCTCGCGCCACGCCGCCGAGTTTTGGATGATCGAGCCCGAGGTCGCGTTCTGCGACCTGGCGGGCAACATGGACCTGGCCGAGGCGTTCGTGAAGCACCTCATCCGCGACGCCAAGGAGCACTGCGCCGCCGACCTGGAGTTCTTCGCCAAGTTCGTCGACAAGGATCTGATGCCCCGCCTCGACTTCGTGCTCGAGAAGCCCTTCGTCCGCTGCAGCTACACCGAGGCGGTCGAGATCCTTGGGAAATCCGGCAAGACCTGGGAGCACCCCGTCGCGTGGGGCGCGAATCTCCAGGCCGAGCACGAACGCTACCTCACCGAGGAACATTTCAAGTGCCCGACGACGGTCTACAATTACCCGCGCGCGATCAAGGCGTTCTACATGCGCCAGAACGACGGCACGGCAGAGGGCCGCGAGACCGTGGCAGCGATGGACCTGCTGGTGCCCGGCATCGGCGAGATCATCGGCGGCAGCCAGCGCGAGGAGCGGCTCGACAAGCTCCGCGCCGGCATGGCCCTGCACCATCTCGACGAGAAGGCCTATTGGTGGTATCTCGATCTACGCCGCTACGGCAGCGTACCGCACGCGGGCTTCGGCCTCGGCTTCGAGCGCATGCTCATGTTCGTCACCGGCGTCGGCAACATCCGCGACGTCATCCCCTTTGCCCGCACCCCGGGCACAGCGGACTTCTGA
- a CDS encoding cobalamin-dependent protein (Presence of a B(12) (cobalamin)-binding domain implies dependence on cobalamin itself, in one of its several forms, or in some unusual lineages, dependence on a cobalamin-like analog.) translates to MAVAKSPAPLRILTAVPVCDGHDSAVTTINIELARHGLEVIYLGYHQPASAIVRAAIQEDVNVVGLSSYNGGHIVFFKAVADQLKQSGNGDIPVFGGGGGTITQADARVMKRQGTDRIYFAGTPLDKMMAEIKRAYARAAKPNAKFKGDRVLARAITIAEGGARPPGGLPQPARRSGSTKKSFVVGVAGPGGAGKSTLIDELTSRFLRANPTGRIALLANDPSHPDSGGAILGDRVSAIYAQDDRVFFRSLATRGSLTGLSAAAPAAIDILKASGEFDLILVESVGVGQESDPFRIFGQGPKLVDATLFVLAPYYGGLIQLQKIALLNGADLVALNKCDHAMAHTAKAEIQARLNQNGKGQTLHATTAAKHFDPGVDALFATIAKLGDLPLSAGGEKACHLEVSS, encoded by the coding sequence ATGGCCGTCGCCAAATCCCCCGCCCCGCTGCGCATCCTGACCGCCGTCCCGGTCTGCGACGGCCATGACAGCGCGGTCACGACCATCAACATCGAGCTGGCCCGTCATGGCCTCGAGGTCATCTACCTCGGCTACCACCAGCCCGCCTCGGCCATCGTGCGCGCCGCCATCCAGGAAGACGTCAATGTCGTCGGGCTCAGCTCCTACAACGGCGGGCACATTGTCTTCTTCAAGGCCGTCGCCGATCAGCTCAAGCAGTCGGGCAATGGCGACATCCCGGTCTTCGGCGGTGGCGGCGGCACGATCACCCAGGCCGATGCCCGGGTGATGAAACGCCAGGGCACCGACCGCATCTATTTCGCCGGCACGCCGCTCGACAAGATGATGGCCGAGATCAAGCGCGCCTACGCCCGCGCCGCGAAGCCAAACGCCAAGTTCAAGGGCGACCGCGTTCTGGCGCGCGCGATTACGATTGCGGAAGGTGGAGCCCGACCTCCGGGCGGGCTTCCCCAACCTGCCCGGAGGTCAGGTTCCACCAAGAAATCCTTCGTCGTGGGTGTCGCCGGCCCCGGGGGCGCGGGCAAGTCCACGCTCATTGACGAACTGACTTCGCGCTTCCTGCGCGCCAACCCCACGGGCCGCATCGCCCTGCTCGCCAACGACCCGTCGCATCCCGATTCCGGCGGCGCCATCCTCGGCGACCGCGTCAGCGCCATTTACGCCCAGGACGACCGCGTTTTCTTCCGCTCGCTCGCCACGCGTGGCAGCCTCACGGGCTTGTCGGCCGCGGCGCCCGCCGCGATCGATATTCTTAAAGCCTCCGGCGAGTTCGATCTCATCCTTGTCGAGTCCGTCGGCGTCGGCCAGGAGAGCGACCCGTTCCGGATTTTCGGCCAAGGCCCGAAGCTCGTCGACGCCACGCTTTTCGTGCTCGCCCCGTATTACGGCGGCCTGATCCAGCTGCAGAAGATTGCCCTGCTCAACGGCGCCGACCTCGTCGCGCTCAACAAGTGCGACCATGCCATGGCCCACACGGCCAAGGCCGAGATCCAGGCCCGCCTCAACCAAAACGGCAAGGGCCAGACGCTCCACGCCACGACGGCCGCGAAGCATTTCGACCCGGGCGTGGATGCGCTCTTCGCCACCATCGCGAAGCTCGGCGACCTGCCCTTGTCCGCCGGCGGCGAGAAAGCCTGCCACCTGGAGGTTTCCTCATGA
- a CDS encoding methylglyoxal synthase yields the protein MTYRKIAMPARKRIALVAHDGQKQNLVEWAKFNRGTLGTHEIWATGTTGAMMEGVLGLPVNKLLSGPLGGDQQIGAMIVEGKIDFLIFFWDPLEPQPHDPDVKALLRMAVVWNVPTACDRATADFIISSPLLNTAYERRVPDYEAYRKARLDKKVKAKS from the coding sequence ATGACCTACCGCAAAATCGCCATGCCCGCGCGCAAGCGCATCGCCCTGGTCGCCCACGACGGCCAGAAGCAGAACCTCGTCGAGTGGGCCAAGTTCAACCGCGGCACGCTCGGCACGCATGAGATCTGGGCCACCGGCACGACGGGCGCCATGATGGAGGGTGTGCTCGGCCTGCCGGTGAACAAGCTGCTCAGCGGCCCGCTGGGCGGTGACCAGCAGATCGGCGCCATGATCGTCGAGGGCAAGATCGACTTCCTGATTTTCTTCTGGGACCCGCTCGAGCCGCAGCCGCATGACCCCGACGTGAAGGCGCTGCTGCGCATGGCCGTGGTCTGGAACGTGCCCACCGCGTGCGACCGCGCCACCGCGGACTTCATCATCTCGTCTCCGCTGCTGAACACGGCCTATGAGCGCCGCGTGCCGGACTACGAGGCCTACCGCAAGGCGCGGCTGGACAAGAAGGTGAAGGCGAAAAGCTGA
- a CDS encoding response regulator, whose translation MMRVLYAEDDPNVAAVVRSYFTHFAPEIDLEIVPDGRTCLAQMAQAQGGYNVLLLDLVLPDINGLQILGELARRADPTPVVMASGLGQTDLAVRALRAGAVDCVDKTSPQFHQIVDIVKRVHARHLEEKFTQPAAPPADPPQKHRVLLVEVSTVTRRTLEDFFRANAPQIELTGDATPAAFERILAGHAEAEAVLIGPTPGEASSLDTLRRLRSHRAKLPVVVLAARGDGETAVAAFKLGAQDYILHKPDYLADLVFSLNNILRRADTERSNEQLTRELEALNRSLEAQVRTRTGELQALSMRLLRVQEEERRTIARELHDHLGQLLTGLRFQLEAAHRDAPPALQGLLQESLGASDEILRYLREMTQQLRPRVLDDLGLAPALEWHVNLFQRQTGITVALDVSLPPGRLPGDLETALFRVVQEALTNVARHAGTTAATVTLTTGGARLIVEITDRGRGFDIDAVQARRDSLGLTGLCERVILAGGRPEIFSRVGQGTRIHAEFPLAPLPGDRPGQTPGQ comes from the coding sequence ATGATGCGCGTGCTTTACGCCGAAGATGATCCGAACGTTGCCGCCGTGGTGCGGAGCTACTTCACGCACTTTGCGCCCGAGATCGACCTGGAGATTGTGCCCGACGGCCGCACCTGCCTCGCCCAGATGGCCCAGGCCCAGGGCGGATACAACGTGCTGCTGCTCGACCTCGTCCTGCCCGACATCAACGGCCTGCAGATCCTCGGGGAGCTCGCGCGGCGCGCCGATCCCACACCGGTGGTGATGGCCAGCGGTCTCGGGCAGACCGACCTCGCCGTGCGCGCCCTCCGCGCCGGCGCCGTGGACTGCGTGGACAAGACGTCGCCGCAATTTCACCAGATCGTGGACATTGTGAAGCGGGTCCACGCACGGCACCTGGAGGAAAAATTCACCCAACCCGCCGCGCCGCCGGCCGATCCGCCGCAGAAGCACCGCGTGCTGCTGGTCGAGGTCTCCACCGTCACCCGCCGCACCCTCGAGGATTTCTTCCGGGCCAACGCGCCGCAGATCGAGCTGACGGGCGACGCCACGCCGGCGGCCTTCGAGCGCATCCTTGCCGGTCACGCCGAGGCGGAGGCCGTGCTCATCGGCCCGACGCCGGGCGAGGCCAGCTCGCTCGACACGCTGCGGCGGCTGCGCTCGCACCGCGCGAAGCTGCCGGTCGTCGTCCTCGCCGCCCGCGGCGACGGCGAGACCGCCGTGGCCGCCTTCAAGCTCGGGGCGCAGGATTACATCCTGCACAAGCCCGACTACCTGGCCGACCTCGTGTTCTCGCTGAACAACATCCTGCGCCGCGCCGACACCGAGCGGAGCAACGAGCAGCTGACCCGCGAACTCGAGGCGCTCAACCGCTCCCTCGAGGCCCAGGTGCGCACCCGCACCGGCGAGCTCCAGGCCCTCTCGATGCGGCTCCTGCGCGTCCAGGAGGAGGAGCGTCGCACGATCGCCCGCGAACTGCACGACCACCTCGGTCAGTTGCTCACCGGCCTGCGGTTCCAGCTCGAGGCCGCGCACCGCGACGCACCGCCGGCGCTGCAGGGTCTGCTCCAGGAATCCCTCGGCGCCAGCGACGAGATCCTGCGCTACCTGCGGGAGATGACCCAACAGCTGCGCCCGCGCGTGCTCGACGACCTCGGCCTCGCCCCCGCCCTGGAGTGGCATGTCAACCTGTTCCAGCGCCAGACCGGCATCACCGTGGCGCTCGATGTCTCGCTGCCCCCGGGCCGCCTGCCCGGCGACCTGGAGACCGCCCTCTTCCGCGTGGTGCAGGAGGCGCTCACCAATGTCGCGCGGCACGCGGGGACCACCGCCGCCACCGTCACGCTCACGACCGGCGGCGCCCGACTGATCGTCGAGATCACCGACCGCGGCCGCGGCTTCGACATCGACGCCGTGCAGGCGCGCCGCGATTCGCTCGGCCTCACCGGCCTGTGCGAGCGCGTCATCCTCGCCGGCGGCCGGCCGGAAATCTTCTCGCGCGTCGGCCAGGGCACGCGCATTCATGCGGAGTTCCCGCTGGCCCCTTTGCCCGGCGACCGGCCGGGACAAACGCCGGGCCAGTAG
- a CDS encoding cupin domain-containing protein: MKLPRLLFLAAGLATIAPAQTPGPAAKRGSAVFKFEDLAAKPTGNGERRDVTAAPTATFERFESHITTLLPGRISHPPHQHPQEEIIILREGTLDVTINGVTTRAGAGSLLFFAANDFHNVKNVGDTPATYFVFNFTSGLTKSAPKQGAAAAAVPGKLASSVFDWAKLEVRPTKTGERREVVNSPTNTLASFECHVTTLKPGEAPHAPHHHPDEEIVLVKEGTLEVTMNGTVSRAGPGSIILAGSNEEHGWRNAGATTATYYVMRIVTDATPKPATKG; this comes from the coding sequence ATGAAGCTACCCCGCCTGTTGTTCCTGGCCGCCGGTCTCGCGACGATCGCCCCCGCCCAGACGCCCGGGCCCGCCGCCAAGCGCGGCTCGGCGGTTTTCAAGTTCGAGGACCTGGCGGCGAAGCCCACCGGCAACGGGGAACGCCGCGATGTCACCGCTGCGCCGACCGCCACGTTCGAACGCTTCGAGTCGCACATCACCACGCTGCTGCCCGGCCGGATATCGCATCCGCCGCACCAGCATCCGCAGGAGGAGATCATCATCCTGCGCGAAGGCACGCTCGACGTGACGATCAACGGCGTCACGACCCGCGCCGGTGCCGGTTCGCTGCTGTTCTTCGCCGCGAACGATTTTCACAACGTGAAGAACGTCGGCGACACGCCGGCGACCTACTTCGTGTTCAATTTCACGTCGGGCCTGACCAAGTCCGCCCCGAAGCAGGGCGCGGCCGCCGCGGCCGTGCCGGGCAAGCTGGCCTCGTCTGTCTTTGACTGGGCGAAGCTCGAGGTGAGGCCGACCAAGACCGGCGAGCGCCGCGAGGTCGTGAACTCACCGACCAACACGCTGGCCAGCTTCGAGTGCCACGTCACCACGCTGAAACCCGGCGAAGCCCCGCACGCCCCGCACCACCATCCCGACGAGGAGATTGTCCTCGTGAAGGAAGGCACGCTGGAGGTGACCATGAACGGCACCGTCTCGCGTGCCGGACCGGGATCGATCATTCTCGCGGGTTCCAACGAGGAGCACGGCTGGCGCAACGCCGGCGCCACGACCGCAACCTACTATGTGATGCGCATCGTGACCGACGCCACGCCGAAACCGGCAACCAAGGGCTGA
- a CDS encoding hybrid sensor histidine kinase/response regulator — MTTQSTPPVRVEPAKHKTWKVLVIEDDARWRTLVELSLEADGHSVLTAADGLAGLALASEKPDVILCDVEMPRLNGYAVLEALRQQPELRSIPFIFLTARAARSDQRKGMVLGADDYITKPFEPRELVESIAGVLAKRETLSERLKHYTDEYHREMAAPWAHELLTPLNGILGIAAMLESEAGSIPPADLRDLARSISQSARRQQGLARKLLQYFQLQQLREANWSDPGAAMEAGAGIEDEVIGVAERLNRSADLHLNCAPAAVRISPAWLRAAACELVENAFKFSPAGTPVMVTGRITDGLYRLEITDRGPGMTLDEIGQIAAFRQFDRAKHEQQGLGLGLAITVHIAALHHAPLTLEAGPEGVGLRAILELRLAD; from the coding sequence ATGACCACCCAAAGCACTCCTCCCGTTCGCGTGGAACCGGCCAAGCACAAGACTTGGAAGGTGCTTGTCATTGAGGACGACGCCCGCTGGCGCACGCTCGTCGAACTGAGTCTCGAGGCCGACGGCCACAGCGTGCTGACCGCGGCGGACGGCCTGGCCGGGCTCGCGCTGGCCTCGGAGAAGCCGGATGTGATCTTGTGCGACGTCGAGATGCCCCGGCTCAACGGCTACGCGGTGCTGGAGGCGCTGCGCCAGCAGCCGGAGCTGCGCTCGATCCCGTTCATTTTTCTCACCGCCCGCGCGGCCCGGTCCGACCAGCGCAAGGGCATGGTGCTCGGCGCGGACGATTACATCACCAAGCCCTTCGAGCCGCGCGAGCTGGTCGAGAGCATTGCCGGCGTGCTGGCCAAGCGCGAGACCCTCTCCGAGCGGTTGAAGCACTACACCGACGAATACCACCGGGAGATGGCGGCGCCCTGGGCGCATGAACTGCTCACGCCGCTCAACGGCATCCTCGGCATCGCGGCCATGCTCGAGTCGGAGGCCGGCTCCATCCCGCCGGCCGACCTGCGCGACCTGGCCCGCTCGATCAGCCAGAGCGCCCGGCGCCAGCAGGGCCTCGCCCGCAAACTGCTGCAGTATTTCCAACTCCAGCAGCTCCGCGAGGCCAACTGGAGCGATCCCGGCGCCGCCATGGAGGCCGGCGCGGGCATCGAGGACGAGGTGATCGGCGTCGCCGAGCGGCTCAACCGCTCCGCCGACCTCCACCTGAACTGTGCGCCCGCCGCCGTCCGCATCAGCCCCGCCTGGCTCCGCGCCGCGGCGTGCGAGCTCGTCGAGAACGCCTTCAAGTTTTCCCCGGCGGGCACGCCCGTGATGGTGACGGGCCGGATCACCGACGGCCTCTATCGCCTCGAGATCACGGACCGCGGCCCCGGCATGACGCTTGATGAGATCGGGCAGATCGCCGCCTTCCGGCAGTTTGACCGCGCCAAGCACGAGCAGCAGGGCCTCGGGCTCGGCCTTGCCATCACCGTGCACATCGCGGCGTTGCACCATGCGCCGCTGACGCTGGAAGCCGGCCCCGAGGGCGTGGGCCTCCGCGCCATCCTGGAACTGCGGCTGGCGGACTGA